In the genome of Simkaniaceae bacterium, the window GGTGGAGCAAAGAGACGAGGAATTGGCAAATGATTAATGAAGTGCTTTTAAATCCGGAAAAATGTAAAACTGAACCCAAGCTGGCGGTAGCTGTGTAAAATTCTAACTTATGCGACAACTACGCTGAAAATCACCGAAAATGACGAAGCCCTAGAAGAAGCAAAAGAAAATCTAAAGCCGTATATCGAAGCTACTGAGGCCTTTCTTGAAGGGATGAGCAGCGAGTTACAAACACTACTTACCACTAAAGGAGCGAAAGAGTTTGCAGAAACGCTTCAAGGATCCCCCGTCTCAATAGAAGCACTTCTAGCATCCATTCGCACGGAAGATACTATTTCTCCTGAAAAGATAGCGTGGATTCGAGAGAGAATTAACTCTTCCGATAAATCATGGCGAGAGATGTTTGTCTACGCTACCACCGGAAATACCATGCTCTCCCCCGGCGTGCGAATTAACATCTGTCCTTCTGAGCGAGATGTCTTTGAAATACACACTTGCTTTAACTCAATCGCCCTACCAACAGCCCTGATGAGCAAGGAAGATTTTCTCATAGCCTTAGATGTTGTCCTTGCCGAAACAAACTATAACATCGGATAAAAATGCATGGGGACTATCCCGGTATATTCTATTAATAACTTGATTTATCGAGCTTCACCTTTCCTCTAAAGACCCAATAGATGAAATAGCCATAGGCTAAAACAAGGGGCACTCCAATTGCTGCGATCGTGAGCGTCACCTCTAGTGTCGTTGCCGAAGACGATGAGTTAAACATCGTTAAACTAAACTGCTCCGGATTGATAGATGAGCGTAAGATATAGGGATACGTACCAATTCCAAAAAGACAAAAGAAAAGCATAATAGCCAGCGATGACGAAAGAAAGGCAAAGCCGTCATTTTTCTTCTTTGCTTGGAGAGGGATATTGATAATAGCCAGCAACATAATGACAGGAACGACGATAAGCCATGGGTGATCAAGAAAACGATGCAGCATATGTCTTGCCGTATGTGCAGTATCAAGCGTTGCAATCACAAACATTGCAATAAAAAAAGTCATCGAAGGTTTAATCCAATTTCTCAAGCGATCATGCAACTCCCCTTCCGTCTTCATCAAAAGAAAGATAAGACCGTGCAACATAAATAAAGAGACGGCTAAAAAACCAACAATGACCGAGTAGAGATTAATAAATGCCCAAAAATTACCATGAAAGCCCTGATTGCCGTCAATAGGAATCCCAAGAATCAGGTTCCCTAAAACGACACCGGCTCCCCATGTAATCACTAGCGATCCGACAAAAAATACGATATCCCAAGCCGACCTCCAAGCCCTGCTTTCGTGTTTGGAGCGAAACTCTATGGCAACGGCCCTTGCAATAATTCCGGCTAAAAAGATCATTAACAGCGTATAAAAGGATGAAAAGATAGCGGCATAAGCTATCGGGAAACCGGCAAACAAAGCTCCGCCAATAATGACAAGCCAAACTTCATTGCCATCCCAAATGGGACCGATTGCATTTAAGAAAATTCGCCGATCATAATCTGCTTTTGCAAAGAGATGTAAGCATCCCACACCCAGATCAAATCCATCTAACATCGTATAAAAAATCACTGAGGCACACAAAACGAGATACCACAAGATTTGCATTGTTGCTAGTTCCATTATTGATTCTCCTTACCTGTAAATGGGGTGCGATAAACGACATCTTCTCTCTCTTCAGCCTCCGGACCATGCTTGATTTTGCGGTTGAGTAGGAAAATAAACATGGCAAAGAGAGCTATATATATGCAAATAAACATGATTAATGATCCTATCACTTGATTGGCTACAATGGATCGAGAAACCCCTTCCGATGTTCTCAGTACATTATATACAAGCCAAGGTTGACGACCGAGTTCGGCAGTAAACCATCCTGCCGTATTCGCGATATAGGGAAAAGCAATCGCAAATGTTAAAAGCCACAACAACCATCGCCTCTCTTCCAATTTTTTTCGATAAACAAAAATCCAAGCTAAAATGGCCAAAATGGCCATAGCGACCCAGGCATAAATCATAATGTGATAGCTTTGAAATACCATGGAGATATTGGGCCAATTTTTTTGATCAAACTGATCAAGACCTTGAACCGGTTGTTTAAAGTCGCGAAATGTCAAAAAGCTCAATAAGCCGGGCACTTTAATTCCAACAACCTTTTTCTCTTTTGAGTCGACAAACCCAAGCAGAGTCATCGGAGTATACTCTTTTGTTTTATATACTCCTTCCATTGCTGCAAGCTTTACGGGTTGGTTTTTTGCGACACCTCTTGCCGTAACATCCGCCGAAATCAGCTGTAAAATTAAACAAATTGATCCGATAATTAGACCAACTTTTAAAGAAACTTTAGCAAAATCAAGTGAGCGTCTTTTTAAAAGATAATAGGCTCCAATGCTAATCAATAAAAAAGATCCCGTAATCCAACAACCGATCAACACGTGAGCAAGGCGATCCATTGAAGAAGGGTTGAAATAAACTTCCCAAATATTGGTGACAACAGCGCGCGCGCCTCTGCCGGATCCAACAATTTGATAGCCCGTCGGTGTTTGCATCCATGAATTGGCAATCACAATCCAAATGGCACTAAAATGGGCACCAAATGTGACAAGGATCGTTGACAAATAGTGAACGCGCGGCTTAACTCTTTCCCAACCAAACAACATAATCCCCAAAAAACCCGCCTCGAGGAAAAAGGCAAAAATTCCCTCTGCAGCAAGAACAGTTCCGAAGACGTCGCCAACAAATTTAGAATAATCCGCCCAATTATTCCCAAAAGCAAAGACTTGCACAAACCCTGTTGCAACACCAACAGCAAAGAAAAGAGCAAAGATTTTCGTCCAAAATTGAGCGAGTTTTTTATAAAAATGGTTTTTAGTTTTCATATACATACCTTCCATGATTACAAGAAGAAGGCCAAGCCCAATGCTCATTGGAGGGAATAAATAATGAAAAGTAATATTAAGCGCAAATTGAATACGGGAAAGAAAAACAACATCCATGGAAAAATACCCGGGTCATTAAAAAATTAATATATACATCCTAATAATTTTTATAATTTTGTCAATAAATTGCTTTGCTTTACAAATGAGAATTTTTGTTTCAATAAATTGAAATTAAACAACTTACATAAAATTAATCATCTTCCAAAAGGGTTGTTTATGATTTTTCCTTGTGAATTTTTATTTTCTAGATTGATTTTTCCTGCGTCTTAGTTAAAAATGAGGAAAACTCTGTTGAAAAATAACGCATGTTGCATTTTTATTACCTCATTACCCCGATTATTGAAGTCGTGATCATAGCGGTCATGCTCAATTACCTTCTTTCCTTTTTCTGGAATACCCGCTCAATGGATTTGATGTTAGGTCTATTGGCCTTTCTATTCATCTTCGCCCTTTCCTCACTGCTTAATTTCCCTATTCTGCATAAAATCATGCTTCTTATGGCCAATGTTGCGGTGATTGGAATATTGATTATTTTTCAACCCGAACTGCGCGTTGCGCTCTCGAAATTAAGCTGGAAAGGAAAACGCACAAGAGAAATTAATGAATTCGACACCTTTTTAGAAAACTTGGCAACCTCGACATATCGCCTTGCAGATAAGAGCATTGGAGCTCTTATTGTGATTGAAAATGAAGACAACTTAAATGAATACTCACAAAAAGCCGTTCTTCTAAGCGCTAAGTTCTCATCAGAGCTTCTCGAATCCATCTTTATGACCACAACGCCTTTACATGATGGGGCTGTCATCATTAGCAATGATCAAATTGTAGCTGCATCAGTTATTTTACCCCTTGCCGAAAACACACCCCATCTTTCAAAATCGATGGGAACACGCCACCGCGCCGGACTCGGAATTAGTCAACTCTCCGATGCATTAATTATCGTTGTTTCCGAAGAGACGGGAAAAGTATCGATTGCACGTGATGGAATGATGACGAGGGGAATAAAAATCGATCGCTTTAAAGGAATACTCCGCAGTATATTTAACCCATCACCCCAAAAAATAAAAAAAGCTCGTTTCAATTTTGCGAGTTGGTTTAGACGATGAAAACGTTTTTAATAAACTTCCTTGTAAACAATTGGCCGAGAAAACTGATTGCGCTCATCCTAGCAATTTTTATTTGGTTTGTCGTTGATAATACCCTGACAACCGTTAAAACTCTCAGCAATGTCAATGTCCGAATTATTAATGTCCCTCAAGGCAAAACAATTGAGGGAATCCAATCGGATGGGATTATGAGCAAAAAAATAACCCTGACCTTAACCGGAAAAAAGACCGTCTTGGAACGCCTTTCCTCAAACGACTTAGAAATTGTCATTGATGCTGCAAACAGAACTAAGAATGAATGGGTTACAACAATTACCAAAACAAATATCGTTTCATTAAATCCGGATATCAATCTCCAAAAAGGAGTAAGTAAAATATCCCTCAAAAACTATATTGTTAAGATGTCCCCCTTAGCTACGGTGAAGGTTCCCGTCTTTATCACCCAACCTATTGGAGAAGCTCCAAGGGGATACCGTTTTTTAGATGTATGGCCCTATCAACTCTACTTAACAGTGAGCGGCCCTGAATCGACTGTTGCCAAACTTAAAACGCGAGGCGTTAAGCTCACCTTTAACCTCAATGATATTTCAAAAGCCGAACTCGACAATCTGCAGTCAAGCACTACGAGTAAAACTAAAGATGTTGTGAGTTTTTTCATTCCCAAGGAGTGGAAACAGATTTATCTTCCCTCTATATCCGAGAAACCGATTCAAATCGATGATCCGGATGCCAACTATTTGCGCATTGATTTTATTCGCTCTGAACTCCTTCCAATTAGCAACGCCATTCCACTCTCTCTTTTTTCTTCCCCTATGACGAGATCGAATGCCAATATTCAAACAATGAAATTTTCAGGCCCTTTGATTTCAACCTCTCCCACTCAAATGCCCGTTCTTAACTTGCCTCTTTATGCAAAAGGGGCAAATGACGTGTTCATTGAAGTCGTGAAAAATATGATGGAAATTGTCGTTATTTATCCACCGGCCGAAAACAACAAGCTCAATTGGAGCGTTCAATTCATCAACCCCAAAGAACTCGAAGATCGCTATGTTAGCATCGTTCTCTCCGACGTCTCCGACAAAGAAATTAGAGAGCTACAACCCGAGCTTCGACAGAAATATTTAAGGAATCGCTTTAGAAATTACATGAATCGTTTCCAACTTTTTAGGTCAGATGATAAACTGTTGGAATTATCATTTGAGTTAAACGGAAATCAAATCGTAGTTTCAGAGGAAAATGGTTCCTGATCATCGGCAATCTCTTAAAGTTTGCTTTTTAAAACGTCATCTCAATTTATTGGGAGGACTCGAAAAATACTCTCGTTATCTAGTCAACGCTTTTGCGGCTCGAGGATATGAAGTTTCATTTCTTTGTTCGAATAAGGAGTTCAACCGTCCTCTTGATGATCAGGTTCAAATTATTCCTGTCAATCCCCCACTCCTTTTCCCTTTGAATCCTATTCAATCTTTTGATAAGGCCTGCCAAAACTGGCTTAAATCCCATCCTATGGATATTATTTTCGGTCTCGACCGGACAAGCCATCAAACACACATTCGCGCGGGAAACGGCTCTCATCGAGCTTTTATCGATCGCCGCAAACAAATTGATTCGTGGATCAAACAAAAGACCTATTTTCTTAATCCTACCCACAAAGCCATCTTAGATATCGAACAGGCATCTTTTGAAAACCCCTCACTGAAAAAACTGTTCACCAATTCATCCATGGTAAAAGATGAAATCCTTCAATACTACTCGATTGATCCCCATAAGATTGAAGTGATTCATAACGGCGTGGAGCACCGGCAAATGGAGCCCTATTTTTCCCATTTTGAAGAGACAAAAGAAAATTTGCTCAAAGAGCTCAACCAACCCAAAGATATTCACCACCTTTTATTTATCGGTAATGGCTACTTCCGCAAAGGACTTATTCCCCTTCTTAAAGCCCTCGCCTTATTAAAAGAGATGCCTTTTCACCTCTATGTGATTGGAAAAGAAAAAAACACCCCCTATTTTCGGAAGGAGGCCCACTCTTTAGGCTTATCAAAGCATGTTTCATTTTTGGGATCGCAGCCCGATATCATGAAATTTTATGCTCTGTCCGATACGCTCATCATCCCCTCATATTACGACCCATTTGCCAATGTCACAGTTGAAGCTCTCGCGATGGGTGTTTACGTCATTTCCTCTCCATTCAATGGGGGATCAGAAGTTTTAACGGCAGCAAATGGCCGGATTATCCCTTCCCTCTTTGACATCGATTCATTCGCCGAAATCTTGGAAAACCGCCTTTTGGAAAGAAAAACTTTTTCAACAGCGCTTCCTATTCGAGAAAGCATAAAACACTTGGATTTTACAACCCAACTCAATAAAATGATTGATGCATGTCTAGAGTAAATCAATACCGATTTTCGTTTCTCCTTATCCGTCAATTTGCACGCTTCCTCAGTTATTTACCTTATCCCATGATCCATTTACTTGGAAAGGGCATCGGCCGCTCTATCTATTATCTCTTCCCTACCCTTCGCAAAACGGCTCTTATCAATTTATCTCATGCTGTCGCGCTGCATTTAAACAAAGAGCAAAAAATTAAAATCGCCAAGGAATCTTTTGAAAGCTTGGCTATTACATGTCTGGAGTATGGCAAGTTTGAGCGAGACCGCCACTTACAGCGCCGTTTCATTTGTGAAAATCCCGCATATGCTCAAAAACTGATCGATGAGGGCCAGGGCATTATCTTTTTTTGCGCTCACCAAGCCAATTGGGAAGCTCTATTTTTAGAAGGGACGACTCGAATGCCGGGAGCTGCCATTGGCAATGAGCTAAAAAACCCGTTTCTCTCTCATTGGATACGCTCTATCCGAGAACGTTTCGGCGGCCGCATTATTTCGCCAAAAGATGCCGTTAAAGAAGGGATGCGCACTCTAAAGACCGGTAAATTTTTAGGACTTGTTGGGGATCAAGCCCTCCCCTCCGGAGGATTTCAATCCCCCTTTTTGGGAACCCCCGCATGGACTTCACCCCTTCCGGCTATTTTAAGTTATAAAATGAAATGCCCCATTATCTTTGCATCAATTACGCGCAAAAAAACCCGCTACTTTATCCACTATTCGGATCCCATTTGGCCCAATGCGGATGCCTCTCTCTCAAATGAAGTCGATCGCTTGATGAGGCAAACCCTTTCATTGCTTGAAGAAAGCATTGCAAAGCACCCTTCCGAATGGATGTGGCTTCACAATCGATGGAAACAAGAAACACCCGATACGGTTTATTACCGATTTCGCCATGAAACTATTACAATTATTATGCCTCTTGATGAGGCACTTTATGACCGCTTTTCCCCTCTCATCGAGTTGTTTCAAGAGATCTATCCCAATGCATTTTTAAAGCTATTTGTCCCTAAAAACTCTTTTGAAGGAAAATTTCACGGCACTGTTATAGAATATGCCAAAGAAAGTGATTTATATTCAGAAGATCTCAATGCGAAACTTGTTTTTCACTTTACCCATTATCAAAAACTTAAAAAATATTATAAAAAACAGGGTGCATTGGATGTTTTATCTTACTCCGATTTAGAAAAAATCGCTTTTGAAAACCAAGAAATAGTAAGTGATGAACCAAAAACTATTTTAATTAAAGCGATTTGTCGACCACAATATTTTATAAAAGCGGAAGAGATGCATTTTCTCACCCCCTCTGACAACTTAAACGTTTTAGGTTAATATGCCCCATATGCGCTTTTTTATCGATGCCCCCTTAACGACTGCAGACGTTGAGCTCAGCGGTGAGGAATTTTTTCACTTGAAAAAAGTGATGCGCGCTGACAAGGGCTCATCTGTCGAACTCATTAACGGCAAAGGCTCTCTTGCACAAGGAATCATCTATTCTTTAGAAAAATCCCATGCACTCATCAAGATCACAACACATGTCTTCTCTCCTAAGCCCAAACAATCGATTATTCTCTATCAAGCGATGCCTAAACTCCCCCACCTCCATCTCATTATTGAAAAATGCACGGAGCTTGGAGTGGATGAAATTGTTTTATTTGATTCCTCCCACTCCGAAAAAAAGGGGCTCTCTCGCCAACAACAAGAGAGGATCGAGCATATCACTATTGCAGCGATTAAACAATCCGGAAGGCTTTATCTCCCTAAAGTTCAAGAAGGTTCACTAAAAGAGCTTCCAAAAAACGGCCATTGTTTTTATGGCGATATTGGCAGCCGTGAGAAACTAACTCAATCTATTGAAAAAAGCGAACTCACCCAAGATCTCGTTTTTATTAATGGACCGGAAAAAGGTTTTTCTAAAGCAGATTTAAGCGATTTGAAACAACACAATGCCATCGGAATCAGTTTGTCTGACAATATTCTCCGTACAGAAACGGCAGCTATTTTTGCAGTTGGCCTTCTCGCACTATCCATAGTTTACCCAAGAGGGGGATGATAACGACATGTATCATTTTCATAGTGTAGGTTAGGATCAATCGTTCCCTTAAAAATAATCCCCTTCTCGGCATCCATTGTGACAAACTGGTTGTCTTGTAAAATCGAAAGGGCATTATCGGCTCTTGTAATGAGCGGAATTTTGTACTTTAATGTCAATTCCAGGGCTTTTTCTTCTGATCGATGATCATCAGAAGGATTTTGTAGAATAACGGCTAAACTATTTCGAATAATATGCTCATATGCTTCATCACATCGTGAGAGAATAATAATTTTATTTTTGGAAGCATAATAGGCTTTTTCGTTGGGGGTCAGCACCACGCAAACCTGACCGTACACCCTTTCATAAGAACCGTGACCCTCACCTCTAGCCAAAACATCCCCAATAATATCAACGATCATCATATTTGTTGAGCCACTCACATTGA includes:
- a CDS encoding lysophospholipid acyltransferase family protein, encoding MSRVNQYRFSFLLIRQFARFLSYLPYPMIHLLGKGIGRSIYYLFPTLRKTALINLSHAVALHLNKEQKIKIAKESFESLAITCLEYGKFERDRHLQRRFICENPAYAQKLIDEGQGIIFFCAHQANWEALFLEGTTRMPGAAIGNELKNPFLSHWIRSIRERFGGRIISPKDAVKEGMRTLKTGKFLGLVGDQALPSGGFQSPFLGTPAWTSPLPAILSYKMKCPIIFASITRKKTRYFIHYSDPIWPNADASLSNEVDRLMRQTLSLLEESIAKHPSEWMWLHNRWKQETPDTVYYRFRHETITIIMPLDEALYDRFSPLIELFQEIYPNAFLKLFVPKNSFEGKFHGTVIEYAKESDLYSEDLNAKLVFHFTHYQKLKKYYKKQGALDVLSYSDLEKIAFENQEIVSDEPKTILIKAICRPQYFIKAEEMHFLTPSDNLNVLG
- the cydB gene encoding cytochrome d ubiquinol oxidase subunit II, coding for MELATMQILWYLVLCASVIFYTMLDGFDLGVGCLHLFAKADYDRRIFLNAIGPIWDGNEVWLVIIGGALFAGFPIAYAAIFSSFYTLLMIFLAGIIARAVAIEFRSKHESRAWRSAWDIVFFVGSLVITWGAGVVLGNLILGIPIDGNQGFHGNFWAFINLYSVIVGFLAVSLFMLHGLIFLLMKTEGELHDRLRNWIKPSMTFFIAMFVIATLDTAHTARHMLHRFLDHPWLIVVPVIMLLAIINIPLQAKKKNDGFAFLSSSLAIMLFFCLFGIGTYPYILRSSINPEQFSLTMFNSSSSATTLEVTLTIAAIGVPLVLAYGYFIYWVFRGKVKLDKSSY
- a CDS encoding 16S rRNA (uracil(1498)-N(3))-methyltransferase; the encoded protein is MPHMRFFIDAPLTTADVELSGEEFFHLKKVMRADKGSSVELINGKGSLAQGIIYSLEKSHALIKITTHVFSPKPKQSIILYQAMPKLPHLHLIIEKCTELGVDEIVLFDSSHSEKKGLSRQQQERIEHITIAAIKQSGRLYLPKVQEGSLKELPKNGHCFYGDIGSREKLTQSIEKSELTQDLVFINGPEKGFSKADLSDLKQHNAIGISLSDNILRTETAAIFAVGLLALSIVYPRGG
- a CDS encoding glycosyltransferase family 4 protein: MVPDHRQSLKVCFLKRHLNLLGGLEKYSRYLVNAFAARGYEVSFLCSNKEFNRPLDDQVQIIPVNPPLLFPLNPIQSFDKACQNWLKSHPMDIIFGLDRTSHQTHIRAGNGSHRAFIDRRKQIDSWIKQKTYFLNPTHKAILDIEQASFENPSLKKLFTNSSMVKDEILQYYSIDPHKIEVIHNGVEHRQMEPYFSHFEETKENLLKELNQPKDIHHLLFIGNGYFRKGLIPLLKALALLKEMPFHLYVIGKEKNTPYFRKEAHSLGLSKHVSFLGSQPDIMKFYALSDTLIIPSYYDPFANVTVEALAMGVYVISSPFNGGSEVLTAANGRIIPSLFDIDSFAEILENRLLERKTFSTALPIRESIKHLDFTTQLNKMIDACLE
- the cdaA gene encoding diadenylate cyclase CdaA yields the protein MHFYYLITPIIEVVIIAVMLNYLLSFFWNTRSMDLMLGLLAFLFIFALSSLLNFPILHKIMLLMANVAVIGILIIFQPELRVALSKLSWKGKRTREINEFDTFLENLATSTYRLADKSIGALIVIENEDNLNEYSQKAVLLSAKFSSELLESIFMTTTPLHDGAVIISNDQIVAASVILPLAENTPHLSKSMGTRHRAGLGISQLSDALIIVVSEETGKVSIARDGMMTRGIKIDRFKGILRSIFNPSPQKIKKARFNFASWFRR
- a CDS encoding cytochrome ubiquinol oxidase subunit I — protein: MDVVFLSRIQFALNITFHYLFPPMSIGLGLLLVIMEGMYMKTKNHFYKKLAQFWTKIFALFFAVGVATGFVQVFAFGNNWADYSKFVGDVFGTVLAAEGIFAFFLEAGFLGIMLFGWERVKPRVHYLSTILVTFGAHFSAIWIVIANSWMQTPTGYQIVGSGRGARAVVTNIWEVYFNPSSMDRLAHVLIGCWITGSFLLISIGAYYLLKRRSLDFAKVSLKVGLIIGSICLILQLISADVTARGVAKNQPVKLAAMEGVYKTKEYTPMTLLGFVDSKEKKVVGIKVPGLLSFLTFRDFKQPVQGLDQFDQKNWPNISMVFQSYHIMIYAWVAMAILAILAWIFVYRKKLEERRWLLWLLTFAIAFPYIANTAGWFTAELGRQPWLVYNVLRTSEGVSRSIVANQVIGSLIMFICIYIALFAMFIFLLNRKIKHGPEAEEREDVVYRTPFTGKENQ